In the genome of Dermacentor silvarum isolate Dsil-2018 chromosome 1, BIME_Dsil_1.4, whole genome shotgun sequence, one region contains:
- the LOC119461595 gene encoding uncharacterized protein LOC119461595 yields the protein MGEERLEPIELGERSTPQGAVLSPLLFNLALLPLPRLLDQIEGIGHAFYVDDVTIWTERAGSDGWMEETLQAAALTVHEYAKTCALSCAPQKSELLVIQPGKPRKQPPPDICIGIDGTTVKPTDTCRILGLLIQDNGKVHAAIAKMKTSAEKILAMLRRVSTRNRGLKEDDALRLVQAFITSRITYSAPYLNLDRTQKNILDTIIRKATKQALGLPIYSSTQRLQAMGAHNTVAEPIEAHLSNQRLRLSQTNHGRAVLDKIGWRKERATIKRPG from the exons ATGGGTGAAGAGCGATTAGAGCCCATTGAATTGGGGGAGCGCAGCACCCCACAGGGAGCAGTGTTATCACCACTCTTGTTTAATCTGGCCTTACTGCCACTGCCACGATTGCTAGACCAAATCGAAGGAATCGGACACGCGTTCTACGTGGACGATGTTACTATATGGACGGAGCGAGCGGGCTCCGACGGCTGGATGGAGGAGACACTTCAGGCGGCAGCACTCACAGTGCACGAGTACGCGAAGACCTGTGCACTCAGCTGCGCGCCGCAGAAGTCGGAACTCCTCGTAATCCAACCAGGAAAGCCCCGCAAGCAGCCCCCACCAGACATCTGCATCGGAATTGACGGCACCACAGTCAAGCCGACGGACACATGTAGAATTCTCGGGCTCCTAATACAAGACAATGGCAAAGTACACGCCGCCATCGCCAAGATGAAGACCAGCGCGGAGAAGATCTTAGCCATGCTGAGAAGGGTTTCAACTAGAAACAGAGGACTGAAGGAAGACGACGCCCTCAGACTAGTGCAGGCATTCATAACATCCAGGATAACATATTCGGCCCCGTATCTCAATCTAGACAGGACTCAAAAGAATATACTCGATACCATCATCAGAAAGgccaccaagcaagccctcggcctaCCCATCTATTCGTCGACCCAGCGCCTTCAAGCCATGGGGGCACACAACACAGTCGCCGAACCCATAGAAGCCCACCTGTCTAACCAGCGACTCCGCCTGAGCCAGACAAATCATGGCCGCGCGGTGCTGGATAAGATAGGGTGGCGCAAGGAGAGAGCAACAATCAAGAG GCCGGGCTGA